One genomic segment of Hevea brasiliensis isolate MT/VB/25A 57/8 chromosome 3, ASM3005281v1, whole genome shotgun sequence includes these proteins:
- the LOC110672613 gene encoding uncharacterized protein LOC110672613 has translation MALFKFPLLLFLSSFFLHAALGEIVCEKLPKDVCAFSIASSGKRCLLETYARRDGKVEYQCRTSEVIVERMADYIETDECVRDCGVDRNSVGISSDALLEPHFTAKLCSPSCYQKCPNIVDLYFNLAAGEGAFLPDLCDAARTNPRRSMIQLMSSGATPSPTASDSSTSFIGAPASAPM, from the exons ATGGCTCTTTTCAAATTTCCTTTGCTTCTCTTtctctcctctttctttctcCACGCAGCACTAG GTGAGATTGTTTGCGAGAAATTGCCGAAGGATGTATGCGCATTTTCTATAGCATCATCTGGGAAGAGGTGCTTGCTGGAGACTTATGCGAGGAGAGATGGGAAGGTGGAGTACCAGTGCAGGACATCAGAGGTTATTGTTGAGCGAATGGCAGATTATATAGAGACAGATGAGTGTGTAAGAGATTGTGGGGTAGACAGAAACTCTGTTGGTATTTCTTCTGATGCACTTCTTGAGCCTCATTTTACTGCCAAGCTTTGCTCTCCTTCTTGTTACCAGAAATGCCCCAACATCGTCGACCTTTACTTCAATTTGGCTGCTGGCGAAG GTGCATTTTTGCCAGACCTGTGTGATGCTGCAAGGACCAATCCCCGCCGTTCGATGATTCAGCTGATGAGCTCAGGTGCAACTCCTAGTCCTACTGCCAGCGACTCATCAACTTCTTTCATTGGCGCTCCTGCTTCTGCTCCTATGTAA
- the LOC110642349 gene encoding fructose-1,6-bisphosphatase, chloroplastic, whose protein sequence is MAAMTTPSSHLFSISQSLSRLSPLQLCVLDTKTLVSFPINNSSKKKHAGAGAGAGAGGINCAAVSTASDAETKRKNKLEIQTLTGWLLKQEQAGVIDTELIIVLSSISIACKQIASLVQRASISNLTGVQGAVNVQGEEQKKLDAVSNEVFSSCLRSSGRTGIIASEEEDVPVAVEESYPGNYIVVFDPLDGSSNIDAAVSTGSIFGIYSPNDECLADNGDDNTLDNAEQRCIVNVCQPGSNLLAAGYCMYSSSVIFVITIGTGVFAFTLDPMYGEFVLTQENIQIPKAGKIYAFNEGNYQLWDDKLKKYIDDLKDPGPSGKPYSARYIGSLVGDFHRTLLYGGIYGYPRDKKSKNGKLRLLFECAPMSFIVEQAGGKGSDGHQRVLDIQPVEIHQRVPLYIGSQEEVEKLEKYLA, encoded by the exons ATGGCTGCTATGACAACACCATCTTCTCACCTcttctccatttcacaatctctttCCCGCCTCTCTCCTCTCCAATTGTGCGTGCTTGACACCAAAACTCTAGTTTCATTCCCCATTAACAATAGCAGTAAGAAGAAACATGCTGGTGCTGGTGCTGGTGCTGGTGCTGGTGGAATTAATTGCGCGGCTGTAAGCACAGCCTCAGACGCAGAgacaaaaaggaaaaataagTTGGAGATTCAAACGCTCACAGGTTGGCTATTGAAGCAGGAACAAGCAGGTGTCATTGATACTGAACTTATTATTGTGCTTTCTAGCATTTCAATAGCATGTAAGCAGATTGCTTCTTTGGTGCAGAGAGCAAGCATTTCTAACTTAACTGGAGTTCAGGGTGCTGTTAATGTTCAAGGAGAGGAACAAAAGAAGCTTGATGCGGTCTCTAATGAG GTGTTCTCTAGCTGCTTGAGATCAAGTGGGCGGACAGGGATCATAGCATCAGAAGAAGAGGACGTACCGGTGGCAGTGGAAGAAAGTTACCCTGGAAACTATATAGTGGTTTTTGATCCTCTTGATGGATCATCCAACATTGATGCTGCAGTGTCCACTGGATCCATCTTTGGAATATATAGTCCAAATGATGAGTGCCTAGCTGATAATGGTGACGATAACACT CTTGACAATGCAGAACAGAGATGTATTGTGAATGTGTGCCAGCCAGGAAGTAACCTTCTTGCTGCAGGCTACTGCATGTATTCAAGCTCAGTGATTTTTGTCATCACCATTGGAACAGGTGTGTTTGCCTTCACCTTGGATCCAATGTATGGGGAATTTGTTTTAACTCAAGAAAACATCCAGATACCAAAGGCTGGAAAAATATATGCATTTAATGAAGGAAACTATCAGTTGTGGGATGATAAGTTGAAGAAGTACATTGATGACCTTAAAGACCCTGGTCCTAGCGGCAAGCCCTACTCTGCTCGATACATTGGTAGTTTGGTTGGCGACTTCCACCGGACACTGCTATATGGTGGCATTTATGGGTATCCTAGAGACAAGAAGAGCAAGAATGGGAAGCTGAGGCTCTTGTTTGAGTGTGCACCCATGAGCTTTATAGTGGAACAAGCCGGTGGCAAGGGATCAGATGGCCATCAAAGAGTACTTGATATTCAACCAGTTGAG ATACATCAGCGTGTTCCACTATACATTGGGAGCCAGGAGGAAGTGGAGAAATTGGAGAAGTACTTGGCTTGA